A portion of the Cryptomeria japonica chromosome 5, Sugi_1.0, whole genome shotgun sequence genome contains these proteins:
- the LOC131031058 gene encoding zinc finger A20 and AN1 domain-containing stress-associated protein 1-like translates to MSEENNLCIKKCGFFGTAENMNMCSFCYKKYMEKQSLAEKAARKAKGKEESEAADKKAEESEKGGYIEKEEGKMEKEVTECRCFNCNKRCRMGVSFKCRCDHVFCSKHRYPEEHNCSFDHKTFGRQSLAKNNPLIKGSKIDKL, encoded by the coding sequence ATGTCTGAAGAGAATAACCTTTGCATTAAGAAATGTGGGTTTTTCGGTACTGCTGAGAATATGAATATGTGTTCTTTCTGTTACAAAAAATATATGGAGAAACAATCGTTAGCTGAAAAGGCGGCAAGGAAAGCGAAGGGGAAAGAAGAGAGCGAAGCAGCAGATAAAAAAGCAGAAGAAAGTGAGAAAGGAGGATAtatagagaaagaagaaggaaaaatggagaaaGAGGTAACAGAGTGCagatgtttcaactgcaataagcgTTGCAGAATGGGTGTGAGTTTTAAGTGTAGATGTGATCATGTATTTTGTAGCAAGCACAGATATCCAGAGGAACATAATTGTTCTTTTGATCACAAGACATTTGGGCGTCAGAGTCTTGCAAAAAATAATCCCCTAATCAAGGGTTCCAAGATTGACAAACTATAA
- the LOC131031059 gene encoding protein RGF1 INDUCIBLE TRANSCRIPTION FACTOR 1-like, which translates to MVGKLHDHNIRRSSYLNVIRVSDIQKVLDISGVQTYIINSARNVFLNERPQSRPEKRMTNTCEICARSLLDSFWFCSVGCKELSEAGTPHFFSRQSIRETAEKPFQSTSGPDYGRTSSTVLQRTTP; encoded by the exons ATGGTAGGAAAGCTCCACGATCACAAT ATACGGCGGTCCTCCTACCTCAATGTTATTCGCGTTTCAGATATTCAAAAAGTTCTGGACATAAGCGGTGTGCAGACATATATCATCAACAGTGCAAGGAATGTGTTTCTCAATGAGAGACCCCAATCAAGGCCTGAAAAACGCATGACAAATACTTGTGAAATATGTGCTCGAAGTCTTCTGGATTCATTTTGGTTTTGCTCGGTCGGCTGCAAG GAATTGAGCGAAGCAGGGACGCCACATTTCTTCTCTAGGCAAAGCATCCGGGAGACAGCAGAGAAGCCTTTTCAAAGCACAAGCGGCCCAGATTATGGAAGAACCTCTTCCACCGTTTTACAGAGAACAACACCATGA